Proteins encoded within one genomic window of Aquamicrobium lusatiense:
- a CDS encoding zinc-dependent alcohol dehydrogenase family protein, protein MKETMKRWEMDAIGRDRLELREVPVPCPQAGEVLVKVNAASLNYRDRLVIDGGMGLPLAFPFTPGSDLAGEVAAVGEGTSRFGIGDRVISNFAPDWIDGAPKGDARTPPYRTLGGVYPGVLAEYVAFPEEWLVRAPATLSDAQASTLPCAGLTAWFSLVEKGKVRAGETVIVEGTGGVALFGLQIAKAHGARVIVISGSAEKLERARLLGADHGIDRTAQDWPEAVLRITHDHGADHVLELVGGPHLGRAVQAAAIDGRVYQIGVMEGFDIAASAGPLMLKNVVVHGIGVGHRRALEDLVAAVDQTGIKPVIDTRYPFADLPAALDRLDRGAFGKLVIDVG, encoded by the coding sequence ATGAAAGAGACAATGAAGCGCTGGGAAATGGATGCCATCGGCCGCGACAGGCTTGAGCTGCGAGAGGTTCCGGTGCCCTGCCCGCAGGCTGGTGAAGTTCTCGTGAAGGTAAACGCAGCCTCTCTCAACTACCGCGACAGGCTGGTGATCGATGGCGGCATGGGCCTGCCGCTTGCCTTTCCTTTCACGCCCGGTTCCGACCTCGCGGGAGAGGTGGCTGCTGTCGGAGAAGGCACCAGTCGCTTCGGCATCGGCGACAGGGTGATCTCTAACTTCGCGCCGGACTGGATAGACGGAGCGCCCAAGGGCGACGCGCGCACGCCTCCCTACCGCACGCTCGGCGGGGTCTATCCCGGCGTGCTGGCGGAATATGTGGCATTTCCGGAGGAATGGCTGGTGCGGGCGCCCGCAACGCTTTCCGATGCGCAAGCGAGCACTTTGCCGTGCGCCGGCCTGACCGCATGGTTCTCGCTTGTCGAAAAGGGGAAGGTCCGCGCCGGCGAGACGGTGATCGTCGAGGGAACCGGGGGCGTTGCCCTTTTCGGGCTTCAGATCGCCAAGGCACATGGGGCCCGTGTGATCGTGATTTCAGGCAGCGCGGAAAAGCTGGAACGGGCACGGCTGCTCGGGGCCGATCACGGCATCGACCGCACGGCGCAGGACTGGCCAGAGGCCGTACTGCGCATCACGCACGATCATGGTGCCGATCATGTTCTGGAACTGGTGGGAGGGCCGCACCTCGGCAGGGCGGTGCAGGCCGCGGCCATAGACGGGCGCGTCTATCAGATCGGGGTCATGGAGGGTTTCGACATTGCCGCTTCCGCCGGGCCGCTGATGCTGAAGAACGTGGTCGTTCACGGCATCGGCGTGGGACATCGCAGAGCGCTGGAAGATCTTGTCGCCGCGGTCGACCAGACAGGCATCAAACCCGTCATCGACACGCGCTATCCCTTCGCCGATCTGCCTGCCGCCCTCGACCGGCTGGATCGCGGCGCGTTCGGCAAGCTCGTCATCGACGTGGGGTGA
- a CDS encoding LysR family transcriptional regulator, translating into MSDHLNGVDVFVATVECGSFAAAAERLHLTRSAVAKTIARIEARLEVRLFHRTTRSQSLTEDGQVYYERCSRALEELRMGESALETGRREASGRLRVSMPVLFGRRCVAPVLAGLAASHRRLEIDLSFSDRPVDLIEDGFDLAIRNGDTGDGAGLMTRTISLQRMTVCGSPDYVARHGRPETLDDLMAHHAITYGRAGRIRTWQFPTSENGMLEVTPASRMRFDDLEAIADAAEAGHGLAWLPCWLIRERVHNGRLLPLLQDVPRLVFRTHALWPETPHLPLRVRLAIDALAAALPGSAEL; encoded by the coding sequence ATGAGCGATCATCTCAATGGCGTGGATGTTTTTGTGGCAACGGTGGAATGTGGCAGCTTCGCCGCTGCGGCCGAGCGGCTTCACCTCACGCGCTCGGCGGTGGCCAAGACCATCGCCCGCATCGAGGCACGGCTGGAGGTGCGCCTTTTCCATCGCACCACCCGCAGCCAGAGCCTCACCGAGGACGGACAGGTCTATTACGAGCGCTGCTCAAGAGCGCTCGAAGAACTGCGCATGGGGGAATCAGCGCTGGAAACCGGCCGCCGCGAGGCCTCAGGCAGGCTGCGCGTATCAATGCCTGTGCTGTTCGGGCGGCGCTGCGTGGCGCCGGTTCTCGCCGGTCTGGCGGCCAGCCATCGAAGGCTGGAAATCGATCTCTCCTTCAGCGACCGCCCGGTGGATCTCATCGAGGACGGCTTCGACCTCGCCATCCGCAATGGCGATACGGGAGATGGCGCCGGACTGATGACACGCACGATCAGCCTTCAGCGCATGACCGTGTGCGGCTCGCCCGACTACGTCGCCAGACATGGCAGGCCCGAAACGCTCGACGATCTGATGGCGCATCACGCCATCACCTATGGCCGCGCCGGCCGCATCCGGACATGGCAGTTCCCGACCTCCGAAAATGGCATGCTGGAGGTTACGCCCGCCAGCCGGATGCGGTTCGACGATCTGGAAGCCATCGCCGATGCCGCAGAGGCCGGCCACGGGCTGGCATGGCTGCCCTGCTGGCTCATCCGCGAGCGTGTTCACAACGGACGCCTGCTTCCGCTCCTGCAGGACGTGCCGCGGCTGGTGTTTCGCACTCACGCGCTGTGGCCCGAAACCCCGCATCTTCCATTGCGGGTGCGCCTTGCCATCGATGCTCTGGCGGCAGCCCTGCCCGGAAGCGCGGAACTGTAG
- a CDS encoding FAD-dependent oxidoreductase: MDQPATSRTIDTQCVVAGSGPGGLMLGLLLARAGVDVTVVEKHADFLRDFRGDTVHPSTLDIIDQLGLLEELLKVPHTQAPRLHAEIGGRDVTIADFSRLPTKCRFIAFMPQWDFLDFLAREARKLPNFHIVMSAEVTDLIEDGGRIAGLVARTPDGSVEIRAPLVVGADGRNSVVRAKAGLEVESFGAPSDVLWMKLSHQPDDPPYTMGHGGPRQGFVMVDRGDYWQCGYVVRKGSFAEVKEKGIEAFREAVAAVSPLPADRVGEIRSWDEVHLLSIRIDRLKSWWRPGLLCIGDAAHAMSPIGGFGVNLAIQDAVAAANILSVPLREDRLADRYLAAVEKRRAFPTKATQKLQLMMQSSSKKRQESATKRSGPPSFVRGIARWPFLAHLTGRLVGLGIRSEKVNMAALKAR, translated from the coding sequence ATGGACCAGCCCGCAACATCCAGAACGATCGACACGCAATGCGTGGTCGCCGGCTCCGGCCCCGGCGGGCTCATGCTCGGCCTGCTTCTGGCGCGGGCAGGGGTCGACGTCACCGTGGTGGAGAAGCACGCCGATTTCCTGCGCGACTTCAGGGGCGACACGGTGCATCCCTCGACGCTCGACATCATCGACCAGCTTGGGCTGCTGGAAGAGCTGCTCAAGGTGCCGCACACGCAGGCACCGCGGCTGCATGCCGAGATCGGCGGCAGGGACGTCACCATCGCCGATTTCTCGCGCCTGCCGACGAAATGCCGCTTCATCGCCTTCATGCCGCAGTGGGATTTCCTAGATTTTCTGGCGCGCGAGGCGAGGAAATTGCCGAATTTCCACATCGTCATGTCGGCCGAGGTCACCGACCTGATCGAGGACGGCGGACGCATTGCCGGGCTTGTCGCCCGCACGCCGGACGGTTCGGTCGAAATCAGGGCGCCGCTCGTCGTCGGTGCGGATGGCCGCAATTCCGTCGTGCGGGCAAAGGCCGGGCTGGAAGTCGAAAGCTTCGGCGCGCCGAGCGACGTCTTGTGGATGAAGCTCTCCCATCAGCCGGACGATCCGCCCTACACGATGGGGCATGGCGGACCGCGCCAGGGCTTCGTGATGGTGGATCGCGGCGATTACTGGCAGTGCGGCTATGTGGTGCGCAAGGGCAGCTTCGCCGAGGTGAAGGAAAAGGGCATCGAGGCGTTCCGCGAAGCGGTGGCGGCCGTCTCGCCGCTTCCGGCCGACCGTGTCGGGGAAATCAGGTCATGGGATGAAGTTCACCTGCTTTCCATCCGCATCGACCGGCTGAAAAGCTGGTGGCGGCCGGGGCTGCTGTGCATTGGAGACGCCGCGCACGCGATGTCGCCCATCGGCGGCTTCGGCGTGAACCTCGCCATTCAGGATGCCGTGGCGGCAGCCAACATATTGTCCGTTCCTCTGCGCGAGGACAGGCTGGCCGACCGCTATCTTGCGGCGGTGGAAAAGCGCCGGGCCTTCCCGACCAAAGCCACGCAGAAACTTCAGCTTATGATGCAGTCGAGCAGCAAGAAGCGTCAGGAAAGCGCAACGAAGCGCAGCGGCCCGCCTTCCTTCGTGAGGGGCATTGCCCGCTGGCCATTTCTCGCCCATCTGACCGGACGCCTTGTCGGACTGGGGATCCGTTCGGAGAAGGTGAACATGGCGGCGCTGAAAGCGCGCTGA
- a CDS encoding TonB-dependent receptor domain-containing protein, translating to MAIVPLRSEKLLVATALSTGVALLCAMTHASAQQTADDGSSTLLDTIVVPAGKRARLGAEDARALREADFRASSSVRTVTREEIKQIGPGRPDNILQTVPGVFTQGQARMPGVSVNVRGMQDFGRTNVSIDGARQTFQYTTAGPMGMAFIDPALVRGVSIAKGTVATEGGAGSLGGIVNFRTLELDDILTGGKNWGAEATTTYGTNGYNWSGTLAAGARNDRISGIGALSFRDSGRYRDGNGKYANQTGQDLVSGLAKVGLQLSDDQTLDLGFIRYHNEFALNSTEFDANVTTLTAKHRYDPDSDLVDLRTNAYYNKTKVNQYWFTGNLIAGEDIDYNNDSFGFDVSNVSRFSAGDVALALKYGMEGTWDRVRTEETGPDTHQTSSGWTPSGNRSIVSGFAEMTATKGMFDLTAAARIDHFSLSGSGNNPTTGTGGMPAVPAGPFSVDKSETAVSPKVTLAARPAPWLSVYGSYGLGFRPPAITETLMANRHPGFVGNFVRFYPNPFLEPERSKGWEAGANLVFDNVLRAGDGLRLKGSYYSSEIDDYIVSMQGSCVAATCFYFDNVAGTSKVKGFELDAAYDAGFAFAGLGYHRINADLPVPSAGLGVFAGPPKQVWTLTAGVRLFEDRLTLGGRVRSVSESVYGGQASTGTPPSGVEPYRLYDAFASYKVSENLDLNFTAENLTDKVYKPGMTADSMNGPGRTLKFSIAARF from the coding sequence GTGGCCATTGTTCCGCTGCGCAGCGAGAAGCTGCTTGTCGCCACCGCTTTGTCGACGGGTGTCGCGCTTCTATGCGCGATGACCCATGCATCGGCGCAGCAAACTGCGGACGACGGGAGCTCCACCCTGCTCGACACCATCGTGGTGCCTGCCGGAAAGCGGGCACGGCTGGGTGCCGAGGACGCCAGGGCGCTGCGCGAGGCGGATTTCCGTGCGTCGTCATCCGTTCGCACCGTGACACGCGAAGAGATAAAGCAGATCGGACCCGGCCGGCCGGACAACATCCTGCAAACGGTTCCCGGCGTGTTCACGCAAGGGCAGGCGCGGATGCCCGGCGTTTCTGTAAACGTACGCGGCATGCAGGATTTCGGCCGCACCAATGTTTCGATCGACGGTGCGCGCCAGACTTTCCAGTACACGACGGCGGGGCCGATGGGCATGGCATTCATCGACCCCGCCCTTGTTCGCGGCGTGTCCATCGCGAAGGGAACGGTCGCGACCGAGGGCGGTGCTGGCTCGCTCGGTGGAATCGTCAATTTTCGGACGCTCGAACTGGACGACATTCTTACCGGCGGCAAGAATTGGGGTGCTGAAGCCACCACGACCTATGGCACGAACGGCTACAACTGGTCGGGCACGCTGGCCGCAGGTGCGCGCAACGACCGCATCTCCGGGATTGGCGCGCTCAGCTTTCGCGATTCAGGGCGCTACAGGGACGGCAACGGGAAGTACGCCAACCAGACCGGACAGGACCTCGTCTCAGGGCTGGCAAAGGTCGGCCTTCAGTTGAGCGATGACCAGACGCTCGATCTCGGCTTCATCCGCTATCACAACGAATTCGCGCTCAACTCCACCGAGTTCGACGCCAATGTCACCACGCTGACGGCGAAGCATCGTTACGATCCCGACAGCGATCTGGTCGATCTGCGCACCAATGCCTACTACAACAAGACGAAGGTCAACCAGTACTGGTTCACCGGCAACCTGATTGCCGGCGAGGACATCGACTACAACAATGACAGCTTCGGCTTCGATGTCAGCAATGTCTCGCGCTTTTCAGCTGGCGATGTCGCTCTGGCCCTGAAATACGGGATGGAGGGCACATGGGACCGGGTTCGCACCGAAGAAACCGGCCCGGACACACATCAGACCTCATCCGGCTGGACGCCGTCCGGCAATCGCAGCATCGTTTCCGGTTTTGCCGAGATGACGGCGACGAAGGGCATGTTCGACCTGACGGCGGCCGCGCGCATCGATCACTTCTCGCTGTCGGGCTCGGGCAACAATCCGACCACCGGAACGGGAGGCATGCCAGCTGTGCCGGCCGGCCCGTTCTCGGTCGACAAATCCGAGACGGCTGTGAGCCCGAAGGTAACGCTGGCCGCGCGGCCGGCACCGTGGCTTTCCGTCTACGGAAGCTATGGGCTCGGCTTCCGCCCGCCGGCGATCACGGAAACACTGATGGCCAACCGCCATCCCGGTTTTGTCGGGAATTTCGTGCGCTTCTATCCCAATCCCTTCCTCGAACCCGAGCGCTCGAAGGGATGGGAGGCCGGTGCCAATCTGGTTTTCGACAATGTGCTGCGGGCGGGCGACGGCCTGCGCCTCAAGGGCAGCTACTATTCCAGCGAGATCGACGATTACATCGTCTCCATGCAGGGAAGCTGCGTGGCCGCGACCTGCTTCTATTTCGACAATGTGGCTGGCACCAGCAAGGTGAAGGGGTTTGAGCTGGACGCAGCCTATGATGCCGGTTTCGCCTTCGCAGGCCTCGGCTATCACCGCATCAACGCGGACCTGCCGGTGCCGTCTGCTGGTCTCGGCGTCTTCGCCGGGCCGCCGAAACAGGTCTGGACGCTGACCGCCGGGGTCCGGCTGTTCGAGGACCGGCTGACACTTGGCGGGCGCGTGCGCAGCGTTTCTGAGAGCGTCTATGGCGGGCAGGCCTCGACGGGAACACCGCCTTCCGGCGTCGAACCCTACCGGCTTTACGATGCGTTCGCCTCATACAAGGTCAGCGAAAATCTCGATCTCAATTTCACCGCAGAAAACCTGACTGATAAGGTATACAAGCCGGGCATGACCGCGGATTCGATGAACGGTCCGGGCCGCACGCTGAAATTCAGCATCGCGGCGCGGTTCTGA
- a CDS encoding ABC transporter ATP-binding protein, with product MLEMNSVSTSYGSVPMLRDVSLQVGPSEMVCLLGPNGAGKSTTFNAICGLLRSDSGSIRIAGQDVKECGTERLASLGAGFVPEGRRLFPTLTVRENLRLAFDAARNPALDFETQLERMADLFPRIRERLGQKAGTMSGGEQAMVALARALIGDPRLVVMDEPSLGLSPKLIDEYFQIVSRIRDEGKAVLLIEQNAETALSIAERGYLLIRGKIALSGKSSDLLQDDTIRHLYL from the coding sequence ATGCTTGAGATGAATTCCGTCAGCACGAGTTATGGTTCGGTGCCGATGCTGCGGGATGTCTCGCTGCAGGTGGGGCCGAGCGAGATGGTGTGCCTGCTCGGGCCGAACGGCGCCGGCAAGAGCACCACCTTCAATGCCATCTGCGGCCTGCTGCGCAGCGACAGCGGTTCCATCCGGATCGCCGGACAGGACGTGAAGGAATGCGGCACGGAGCGGCTGGCCAGTCTTGGCGCGGGCTTCGTTCCGGAGGGGCGGCGGCTGTTTCCGACGCTGACCGTTCGCGAGAACCTGCGGCTTGCCTTCGATGCGGCGCGCAATCCCGCGCTTGACTTCGAGACGCAACTCGAACGCATGGCCGATCTCTTCCCGCGCATCCGTGAGCGGCTGGGCCAGAAAGCTGGCACCATGTCCGGTGGCGAGCAGGCCATGGTGGCGCTGGCGCGCGCGCTGATCGGCGATCCCAGGCTGGTGGTGATGGATGAGCCGTCGCTCGGACTGTCGCCGAAGCTCATCGACGAATATTTCCAGATCGTTTCCCGTATCCGCGACGAGGGAAAGGCCGTGCTGCTGATCGAGCAGAATGCGGAAACAGCCCTTTCGATCGCCGAGAGGGGGTATCTGCTGATCCGCGGCAAGATCGCGCTGAGCGGCAAGAGCTCGGACCTGCTGCAGGACGATACCATCCGCCACCTTTATCTCTGA